The Parasteatoda tepidariorum isolate YZ-2023 unplaced genomic scaffold, CAS_Ptep_4.0 HiC_scaffold_247, whole genome shotgun sequence genome includes the window ttgCATGTGATTTAATCTAATCACTAAAATCTAGttcaataaatatagttttatttaaaataaaaatcaacaacCTCACATCACATTTGTCTGGAGAGGAAGTGAGAGACAGGAAATGAAATTAGTTGTAATATAATTATAGAGTGCTTATGAGTGGCATTAAACACATGCAgtcgtaaaatatatatacagtgaaacctcctgcAAAACGGATGCCTCTTAATtcggacatatttttaattccccgggAATCTTCCATGAATAAACCATTACGTACATTCTCCGCAAAGCGGACACTCTCGTAACCGGACGCGGACAGTCATTTTGATCATGCAACGTTTATCTCTACAAACCGgacactactttttctaaataaattgcaagataaaaaaaatgcaacttttcaccttttttaaagcatgtaaataaaactttttgccttatccgtaactaaaaatattgttaagctatttcacCACCGAAAAATCAATCTTTCTCCTGTCACCTTGCCTTATCTTTGTAAAGAAAGCAGAGAAAATGGTACTGCACTCCTGAAATAATTCTGACATCGgcatcttttgatcttttcatctggaccacacaggttatgagacccctcaagttgaaatgacttctctcaatgcttcttccccattgaaaatttctttaatttttcttatcaatttgaagactCTATTTAACACAACTggggtaaaaaaaagagaacagaagtataatctttgaggtgtttatataaatgaaacatttattcagacacttgatagctgatcaattgtgaataatcATCTCCATAGGTCCTCATGACTTACAGGTatggattacttttttttctgtgaatcatGGGAGATTTATTTTCCAAGAAGATATTAACCATGTTCCCTATCAAATGATAAGTAGGTGTAAGGGGATGTGAACCTAATAATTGAAACGGACTGAGGACAGTACGCTCCTATTTGGTATCATATGTCTAACTTGAGTATCTTtgctaataggaaaattataatttatctgtagctacatccagaattatgtatttatatcaaacttccTTACATATtcctttttatctttcttattgtttaaataaatattcttgtagaTATTTACAGTATCCTTTCTACATCTTTGAGaacattctaaaaacaatttacggtgttaaatttcgttattaaaGTATCCTTCTCGTAAACGGACAAATTTTTTGGTCCCATGAATGTCCGCTTaacggaggtttcactgtatatattttacttgattACATGGATTATGGTtacctataaaataaattttaaagtatctaaatgaaaatagaaaaatgacgagataataagaaaagaacattttattacaagcacaattaaatttttaacataaaattcatttctttgcACCAAACAAATGTTTTTCCATAACCATGAAAGGTGATGCTAAGGACTCCACACCTTCAAAGGGAtctaaaagataaaatacaGAGTTAatgtatacaaataaattataatatattataattatgtattttagtttatattcgTTCGTAATTATGTATTTCAGTTTATATTCGTTcgtaattatgtattttagtttatttagtaaattatgtattttagttCGAGCAATTTTGTCACCTTTCTTAAAAAggtggtaataagaattttattcgtttgattttaatttgtaaaatgtactATGATTCCTTCTTATTTGCTATTCCCAAATTGATCTTTAATTGtcattgataatatttaaaactattttgtattataactCCAATCAAAGCCgaaaaatcaatataaacaattgaaaatcgGCTAAGTTAATCTATAGCGCTCTTAATCTAAAAAGGAAATGGCATAACTGGGGAAATATACTTAGGAAGAAACTTGTTATACTAATACTAGAATACCTAAAGGGTACCTCTCAACATGAAGCTTGGAGTCATGCATCCGACAGCTTATTTTCCCTTATTCTCCAATCTAAGTAAATGCCCaagatattttattcagttttatttgaagacttaatatttctgattgcttatattttaaatttcatgattgTAAAGAATTTGCCAGATGTAATTTTCTTGGACAGAACCGAAAATTTTGTGtagtgtttttcatttaaaaatttatagcttaTTCTGGATATGCTAACTCAATTGCTAATGAGGCATGATCTTGGGTGATTTCCTAAACCAAAGTAGCACCAATATGACAGTATCAATATcaacatttattcaatttttgttaaggACAGTTGTTCCTTTTAACTCTGTGCTTTTCTCAAAAGTGTGGCCATCTGCCAATAGTGGTGCATTATCAGCCTTATGATTGGTCAGTAtcataagttttgttttcttttgactGATGTTTAGACTGTTTTTTTCAGCCTCAGTCTGAAGAGCTACAAATGCATCAATAACAATCAGTTTTCATCTGCCAAACAATATAAAGATCATCTGCATAGGCCAGTACTTCAGTAGATTTGATATAAAAAGTGCAATTagttgttattataattttttttttagctaacaGTTGTtacttttgcatttttgataattttcaagtaCAATGTTAAACAGTAGGCAGAACCTTGCCGAAGATTTCCATCAGTAAAAATGGTTTTGGATAACTCCTGTGTTTTGATGTTGCAATGAATCCTTAAAGAGTTTATTTGACAAGATTGTGTTGTATAAATTAGTAGTAAgtgttttatgatttatttcatatagGTGTTCGTCTCCAATTGAATGCTGCTTTTAAATCAACATAAAGATTATACACATATTCGTTGATTTTTCTCTAGTATTTGTCTTAATGCATGAATTAGGTCATGAGTGGATTTTCCTCTTGGGAATCTACACTGGATTTTGCGGACGATTTTTGTCACAAAAAGAAGTGGCttataatatagtatattaTAGAAGATAAGCAATATAGTATTCAGGAGGATTTCTCTTGAGAAATTGAACTGATAGAACCCTTATCCCATTCGAAGAGTAGTTTCTTTTTAAGCCAAACattacatataattataatatgcaTGGCACCTGTCAAATCTGGACCATTGGTCTCTGCATGATCAGTTTTTATCATATCTGGTCCAGCGGTTTAACTTTTAGACTGTATGTTTCACTTCTTTGGTTGTTGGTAAGTCATGATAGTCAATAACATCAGCAGTTGCTTACTTTTAGCCTGTGTTAATTGTTTTACATTAGAAATGCACATTTGAGCTGTATCCAAAACAAAAAGCTTACcatacatattttatgaaataacgttaactattattgaaaaaataatcgtgatctattttgaaaaaaaaaaaaaaaatcaaatttgatttgtgttgtgttatttttctattttcttaggAAACACCTATGAAAATGTGAATAAGCTTGtttaaattaccttcaaatgattatatttttgtattattattaatgtattatagtGATAATTGATGCTTTTGTGTTACACAAATATTAgttcagaaatttttgttaGTGAATGACATAACAATGTGTTGTAGAaagttttagcttttttaaaagcatgacaaattatcttaatattttttttttgttacttcagAGATTAAAATTACTGATAGCATGACTTAAACTTTAGatgttattaatttcactttaccATTGAATATGAAATCATCCATGTCTATAGTCTCATCACGACCTTCTAAAGTTTCTAAGGCTATATTCGAGCTTGGCAAGAATGGTAAACGCTgaatctaaaagaaaattatatataaccaggatttctattttattttattatataaaaaatacattcacaggttttttttttttttaaattaaagtggcAATAAATTGAGTGTCTTTGATTAAACAGACACTTACTTTGcagtttgataaatatttttaaacagaacaaCTTAAAAGTcactcatttatttaaagaaaaatatataaggaaaaacagtatgaatatatttttacccaGCTTATTTTATGCCATATAaggataatttctttttaatagccTATAAACTAAAAGGTTCAAAAAGatctttacaatattaaaataaaagggagATTTAGAAAACCATGTTATACAGTTAAAAGGTAGTAGGATTCTCATAACAATTGTGCATAAAACAACGtctttaaatctgaaaaagtataagttttttaaaatatcaactaaaaagtgttttaactttatttttattactcactAAACACTAATGAAACCACAAAACTTAgctatactaattaaaatttgttagtgCAATGacataattagaataaaactaaaaaatgaaaattcataaaaaagttcaaactatctattaaaattgtttatgaatATTTGAGCCAATAAGCCAGCATATAATCAAAACACAACATCAAGTAAAAGTGTTGAAAagagcaaaatttaaacatacttttttagcTGCATTTCTCTCATGTATCAAACGAAGAGGTGCATGAATCCCTTGAGTGCGACGTAGGCCAGCCATTTTCATGTTTTCAGCATTAACAcagtactaaaaatataaaatattccagaCTGTAAACTAATTTCAATGCAAACAAACCTACATTTTGTAGATTAGTCTTTAAATCAACCCTCAATTtactatttctaatttaaatgatGCCTaggaaacctaaaataaaattgtaaactttCAGACCAAGAAGTTCAAGTTTCCAGCAAGAATAAAAGTGTATGTTGaaggcaataaaatatttttcttcaaaaagaatGATGAAAGTTTTGAATTGCACATTTTAGCCATCACTTTTTGATGGCAGCTCATTCTATTGTAAATCCATGTTGTTTATTGATCGCTTTTTCATTGGTTATTGCTACAAAATTCCACACCGTTTTAAAAGAccaaatagttttaatacaatatttattgtaataagcgatttttgaatttgagtaatttgggccaaatttgaaaatttagaatgtttacattaaaatgaccATATTTGTGGTCAAAATGCACAAGCAGCTCTTCGTTAGTAGTGCAATTGGCCATTCACGCAAATAGGTtgtgaatttttaagtttttagtatTAAGAAGTACATTAGagttaaacagaaaatttttaagtttttagtattaaaaagtacattagagttaaacagaaaattagcataaaataaaaaatttgctcaatTACTTACATTTCGCTCAGACTCTTCCAAAGCACTGGGACCACAAAGTTGACTTCTGACAGAGGTGAACCTacaaaaaacaatcaataatgTTGATATTGCATTAAGTTTTCAACCTTTGTTTTTGAAAGATAGaaacttcgaaattttttagtaataatttcatttataattataatttacaaaactttttacttaaaaattccaTCCCAAAAATAATGACTTCTCTTTTAATCAACTATGAGATAATcagtaaatattacaaaacatgcatacaaaacataaaacttaaattaaatgactgaatataaaaattgaaggtAAAAAGaataccattattttttaattttctaattacgAATTTGGAAGTTCCAGGCTTCTTTTACTCATAGCACAACCATTACTAGATTTACTATTACAAGAGATAGGGCATGTTTAAATTTCCAAGAGTAGCAtacattattactttatttttttttacgttagcttaaataccacttttgaattttggggaaaatttccaaataaaaagtgATTGCTTTGGCTAGTACGCAGATGGGCTTATAttcggaaataattttatttattttataattttttttttaaaaatcttttattgcaTAActtatgcaaaagaaaaattttgtagttcATTTCTATCTATCTATGTTTCATCTACCTATCTATGTTTCATCTATCTATCTGTGTATTCCTATCTATCAATCtgttctacattttttttttaaaaaaaacaaacaaaaaaaacacacacgcattaatatttaattgctattttcaaagagcaaaataaaaaaccaaccagaataacttttgatctaataatcagatcttcacattttaagatttaatttttttacatcagtctaaagaatataattttacgaggcaaatgacaaaatttaagcaaaatcagTAGAATATTTACTGGgcaatagaatttcaaaaaaaatcataatctaaaaattagattttttaggaactattagactgattttgctcaaatgatgtattttgtcatgtaaaattgcattctttaaaattgtgttaaaatttgcataccttttactattattaaataaaataataaatacttactaaaaaatatttcttgcatggaattatctttggataaatgaattttataatcatgTGAAAATTCTtctcaatttgcttaaaaagtttgccaggtatttcaaaaaatgcaaaaagtaaaattaacactaaaggTCCAAACTTCGGACAACTCTCCTGACggaactattaggaccatattttccaaattgggCTACCTACAGTTGGGAATCTATatcaattcagagaaagtatatttttctggTATTTTCAAACACAAAATATCTTCTGCACTGTTTAATTAGTATACTTTTGAGATCATCCCtcgaaacattaaaattaaatcctaaTGTAATGATCtgatcatttgatttaaagttacttAGGGTTTTAGTTTTGTGCATTGTACAATGGTTGTATAATGAAGTAATTGCTTTATACCATATTTTCAGAGTTTGGTTATAATAAGACATTGTaggacagaaaaatattgctctcCAAAACCAGCTTAGAATATCCAAAAACAAATCTATCTTTTAGCttctaaattaaagtaatttttcgaTCTTATTTTGGCGTATGGTTTACCCACTAATTCTAGGAATTAGTGGTGTAGATATTATAGGGGCAGTGTGGGAAATCCTGAAGGAGAAAAAACCTGCTTAATCCACGAAAGAGTACACTTGttctaatagaaaaataaaaaatgaattaggaGCTTAAAGCTGATCTATTGGGGAAAAAGTCTGGGCTTAAATGTGATATTAAAtattgacataaaatataaaagctcaACGCCCTGCGAAACtcacaaaatatgaataatgttGCATACTTTCATTACACATGATACAAGATACACTTAGAACTATATAATTAGGAATAgttgataaaaacaattatattacaatagataactaaattaatatagGATAAAATTGTCCacacattttttaatctaataatgaaCTTAGAAATTTAGAGATTCATTTCATACACCATTTAGTGGATTTCAATACTGTGGTCATTACAActgattgaaatttaatgtgGGAGAAACAAAA containing:
- the LOC107450179 gene encoding proteasome maturation protein — protein: MDLPSLKPKPQVADKVEIAETSSYGTYETLTNGFTSVRSQLCGPSALEESERNYCVNAENMKMAGLRRTQGIHAPLRLIHERNAAKKIQRLPFLPSSNIALETLEGRDETIDMDDFIFNDPFEGVESLASPFMVMEKHLFGAKK